The window CGACATGGGTTTCATCCGCGACATCCGCAAGGTGCTCGCGCTGCTGCCGAAACAGCGCCAGAACCTGTTGTTCTCGGCGACCTTCTCGGACGAGATCCGTTCGCTCGCCAACGGCCTGCTCAACAATCCGGGCTGCGTCGAAGTCGCGCGCCGCAACACGACCACCGAGCTCGTCGAGCAGTCGGTGTATCTGGTGCCGCAGAAGCAGAAGCGCGACCTGCTGGTGCATCTGGTGAAGGAGCACGACTGGCACCAGGTGCTGGTGTTCACGCGCACCAAGCACGGGGCGAACCGGCTCGCCGAATACCTCGGCAAGCACGGCATCCCGGCCGCCGCGATCCATGGCAACAAGAGCCAATCGGCGCGCACCAAGGCGCTGTCGCAGTTCAAGGACAACTCGCTGCCGGTGCTCGTCGCGACCGACATCGCGGCGCGCGGCCTGGATATCGACCAGTTGCCGCAGGTCGTGAACTTCGAGCTGCCGAACGTGCCGGAAGACTACGTGCACCGCATCGGCCGCACCGGCCGCGCGGGCGCGACCGGCAAGGCGATCTCCCTGGTCGACAGCGAGGAGAAGCCCTACCTGGCGTCGATCGAGCGCCTCATCAAGCGCACCATTGATCGCACCCCCGTGCCGGCCTTCGTGACGCACGCCCCCGACCCGGGCGACAACGACCGCCCGCCACGCGACCCGCGCCAGTCCGGCCGCCGTAACGACGGCCGCGCACCGCGCCAGCCGCAGTCGGAACGCCCGGCGCCCCGTGCGCAAAGCCATGCGCCGAACCGCCAACCGGTACGGCAGGGCGAAGCGGCCGGAGCGGGGAACCGTCCAGCGCGCCCCGAAGGGCAGAACGGCCGCAATCCGCGCGCCGGCGAGCCGAACGCGAAGCGCCCGCAGGACGCCGG is drawn from Azoarcus sp. DN11 and contains these coding sequences:
- a CDS encoding DEAD/DEAH box helicase, encoding MNSEASFASLGLAEPLLRAISESGYTRPTPIQAQAIPLVLAGGDLLAAAQTGTGKTAGFTLPLLHRLSTTPAAAKPGRPRCLILTPTRELAAQVEESVQTYGKHLPLTSMVMFGGVNINPQIAALKKRVDILVATPGRLLDHAGQKTIDLSGVEILVLDEADRMLDMGFIRDIRKVLALLPKQRQNLLFSATFSDEIRSLANGLLNNPGCVEVARRNTTTELVEQSVYLVPQKQKRDLLVHLVKEHDWHQVLVFTRTKHGANRLAEYLGKHGIPAAAIHGNKSQSARTKALSQFKDNSLPVLVATDIAARGLDIDQLPQVVNFELPNVPEDYVHRIGRTGRAGATGKAISLVDSEEKPYLASIERLIKRTIDRTPVPAFVTHAPDPGDNDRPPRDPRQSGRRNDGRAPRQPQSERPAPRAQSHAPNRQPVRQGEAAGAGNRPARPEGQNGRNPRAGEPNAKRPQDAGANRAPRSAEAPRQPAQRPEAGRRPAPRAALFNAKPGSRGD